The proteins below are encoded in one region of Sander lucioperca isolate FBNREF2018 chromosome 11, SLUC_FBN_1.2, whole genome shotgun sequence:
- the arhgap45b gene encoding rho GTPase-activating protein 45 isoform X1, protein MCDSDRRKTDRQLSWLKVGLDGTEHPLSASGRTAKWRLGGWVGGLYVKLKEVSMDGKGTLKMFRKKRELIKTPSISKKSRAGSPGPQSSAQSLSILQEQPRKDAGDINLSSSPSSYSTSSTLTPTSAGFQDLSLSCPSTPSIQHGKLAAMQGVGCPSPVATLKRPTALSRHASAAGFPLQSWVFTKGQGKGALTPTAPSEGSESTAIEVEDIPALLRDVARFAEAVEKLKDVVLAEGKKESQRPVAHECLGEVLRVLRQVINTYPLLNTVEILTAAGKLISKVKGFHYEACNEADKKDFEKAIETIAVAFSSNVSELLMGEVDSSTLLSLLPTEKSRSMENLYAATGHGADGGQFRSDLQDIGRAEAVDVILQNSEGGVDSALLYAKTISKYMKDLMTYVEKRISLETEFSKGLQRLYQSCKHSITHPQMPLFSIYSLALEQDQEQSVGLQQANTTLYNQTFIQPLMQRKQDHEKRRKEIKEHWIRAKRKLMECEANLRKAKQAFMVRCEEYDKAKTAACRAEEEGGGSTAKSVEKKKRLEEEARNKSDEAEATYRTCIADATTQQQELEHTKVTVLRQLQDIIKQSDQTIRSATISYYQLMHMQTVALPVHYQTLCESSKLYDPGHQYAAHVRDLQLPEQPTVQYTFESYSPFSSSSHHGHRPRNDSFNTEQTSHTDGPATSVDTAAGDNRDTEVHRKRQGHKSWGSTVSDDSVGGEGALESPTASKSDISKIVRTSSTGTMSSNEDVDEKDGNVTSFEAPNMNGMDPDVVVSTRPFRNIGLSKAAQTHRLRKLRTPSKCRECDSYVYFQGAECEECFLACHKRCLETLAIQCGHKKLQGRLQLFGRDFSQVASCASDGIPFIITKCISEIERRALKMKGIYRVNGVKTRVEKLCQAFENGKELVELSQCSPHDISNVLKLYLRQLPEPIMLFRLYNSLMGLAKESLHSEAFTPEGEEAETNSTNPAAGKGPELVDLGPDTDPEVLVLVNKLKELLKELPKANVATLRYIIRHLRRIAELEEDNKMSPSNLGIVFGPSLMRPRPTGATISLSSLVDYPHQARIVETLIVFYSSIFQSKTSQSSKTCRTDSTSTPQESIADNKMGSSADGEEDGGSEETNKPECDKMEEGCGLFISTGSSFGSLGSSEQLPDSDSELDESGQRTTHCRSLVKQESEVSMDDDQLSYRDSLDLSSQSATQTDPEQDADQDHDLAEPPALPDSGPPDDDTGAEQDLSASLAELNVNQSNNNNPCSPKLSLSGLRLARLCGKKLPLTRNRDSEPEFV, encoded by the exons ATGTGCGACAGCGACaggaggaagacagacagacagttatcGTGGCTCAAGGTCGGCCTTGATGGTACAGAGCACCCGCTGAGCGCGAGCGGCAGAACAGCCAAGTGGCGACtcggggggtgggtgggggggctgTACGTGAAACTCAAAGAAGTCAGCATGGACGGCAAAGGTACGCTGAAGATGTTCAGGAAGAAACGGGAACTGATCAAGACGCCATCCATCTCGAAGAAGAGCCGAGCAGGAAGCCCCGGGCCGCAGAGCAGCGCCCAGTCT CTGTCCATCCTTCAGGAGCAGCCTCGGAAAGATGCAGGCGACATCAACCTCTCTTCTTCACCTTCATCCTATTCCACCTCATCAACTCTCACCCCGACATCTGCCGGGTTCCAGGACCTCTCCCTGTCCTGCCCGAGCACCCCCAGCATCCAGCACGGCAAACTGGCGGCGATGCAAGGGGTGGGCTGCCCGTCCCCTGTGGCCACCCTGAAGAGACCGACTGCGCTGAGCAGACATGCCAGCGCTGCAG GTTTCCCGCTCCAGTCGTGGGTGTTCACTAAAGGCCAGGGGAAAGGGGCCTTGACCCCCACTGCTCCGTCTGAGGGTTCAGAGAGCACAGCCATTGAGGTTGAGGACATCCCGGCACTGCTGAGGGACGTGGCGCGCTTCGCAGAGGCTGTGGAGAAACTGAAGGACGTCGTGCTGGCGGAAG GTAAGAAGGAGAGTCAGCGGCCCGTGGCTCACGAGTGTTTGGGGGAGGTCCTACGGGTGCTGCGTCAGGTCATCAACACCTACCCGCTGCTCAACACCGTGGAGATCCTCACTGCTGCTGGCAAGCTCATATCGAAAGTCAAAG GTTTCCACTATGAGGCTTGTAACGAGGCTGATAAAAAGGACTTTGAGAAGGCAATTGAAACCATTGCAGTTGCTTTTAGCAGCAA TGTATCTGAACTGCTGATGGGAGAGGTGGACAGCAGCACGTTGCTCTCCCTGCTGCCCACTGAGAAGAGCAGG TCGATGGAGAACTTGTACGCTGCGACAGGCCATGGAGCAGACGGGGGACAGTTCAGGAGCGACCTGCAGGACATTG GCAGAGCTGAGGCAGTGGATGTGATCCTCCAAAACAGCGAAGGAGGGGTGGACTCCGCTCTGCTCTATGCCAAAACCATCTCTAAGTACATGAAGGACCTGATGACCTACGTGGAGAAGAGAATCTCACTTG AGACTGAGTTCTCCAAAGGCCTCCAGAGATTGTACCAGTCCTGCAAACACAGCATAACACAT CCCCAAATGCCCCTCTTCTCCATCTACTCTCTGGCTCTGGAGCAAGACCAGGAGCAGAGTGTGGGGCTGCAGCAGGCCAACACCACCCTGTACAACCAGACCTTCATCCAG CCTCTGATGCAGCGTAAGCAGGATCATGAAAAGAGACGGAAGGAGATCAAGGAACACTGGATTCGAGCTAAGAGAAAACTA ATGGAGTGCGAAGCGAACCTGCGGAAAGCCAAGCAAGCCTTCATGGTCCGCTGCGAGGAGTACGACAAGGCCAAAACGGCAGCCTGTCGAGCtgaggaagaaggaggaggatcTACAGCAAAGTCTGTGGAGAAGAAGAAACGATTAGAGGAAGAGGCTCGCAACAAG tcagACGAGGCGGAGGCCACCTACCGGACATGTATAGCGGATGCTACCACTCAGCAGCAGGAGCTGGAGCACACAAAGGTCACAGTGCTGAGACAACTGCAGGACATCATCAAACAGAGCGACCAGACCATCCGCTCG GCGACCATCTCGTACTACCAGCTCATGCACATGCAGACCGTAGCCTTGCCGGTCCACTACCAGACTCTGTGTGAGAGCAGTAAGCTGTATGACCCAGGTCACCAGTATGCCGCACACGTGCGCGACCTGCAGCTGCCAGAGCAGCCGACCGTTCAATACACATTTGAGAGCTACAGTCCCTTCAGCTCATCATCACA CCATGGCCACAGACCAAGGAATGACAGTTTCAACACAGAGCAGACGAGCCACACGGACGGTCCTGCCACCAGTGTGGATACAGCAGCTGGAGACAACCGAGACACAGAGGTTCACCGCAAGA GACAGGGCCACAAGTCGTGGGGCTCAACAGTGAGCGATGACAGCGTTGGAGGAGAGGGAGCCCTAGAGTCTCCTACTGCCAGCAAAA GTGACATCAGTAAAATTGTTCGGACGTCATCCACTGGAACAATGTCGTCCAATGAGGACGTAGACGAGAAAGATGGGAATGTGACCTCATTTGAAGCTCCAA ACATGAACGGCATGGATCCTGATGTAGTGGTGTCCACCCGACCTTTCCGTAACATCGGCCTGTCTAAAGCAGCCCAGACCCACCGACTGAGGAAGCTACGGACTCCTTCAAAGTGCCGCGAGTGTGACAGCTACGTTTACTTCCAGGGGGCCGAGTGCGAGGAG TGTTTCCTGGCGTGTCACAAGCGCTGTCTGGAGACTTTGGCCATCCAATgcggccacaagaagctgcagGGCCGTCTGCAGCTGTTTGGCAGGGACTTCTCTCAGGTAGCCAGCTGCGCCAGTGACGGCATTCCCTTCATCATCACCAAGTGTATCTCCGAGATCGAGAGACGGGCACTGAAGATGAAG GGCATCTACAGGGTGAACGGGGTGAAGACTCGTGTGGAGAAGCTGTGTCAGGCCTTTGAGAATGGCAAGGAGCTGGTGGAGCTGTCCCAGTGCTCACCACATGACATTAGCAACGTCCTCAAGCTTTACCTCAGACAG CTGCCAGAGCCCATCATGCTGTTCCGCCTCTACAACAGTCTGATGGGTTTGGCGAAGGAGAGTCTGCATAGTGAAGCATTCACACCAGAAGGAGAGGAGGCCGAGACGAACAGTACCAACCCAGCAGCGGGCAAGGGTCCGGAGCTGGTGGATCTGGGCCCGGACACCGACCCAGAGGTCCTGGTCCTGGTCAACAAGCTGAAGGAGCTTCTGAAGGAGCTGCCCAAGGCTAACGTCGCTACGCTGCGCTACATCATTCGCCACCTCCGGAG GATCGCAGAACTAGAGGAAGATAACAAGATGAGTCCCAGTAACTTGGGTATTGTGTTTGGTCCCTCCCTGATGCGTCCCCGTCCGACCGGGGCCACGATCTCCCTGTCCTCTCTGGTTGATTACCCCCACCAGGCCCGCATCGTGGAGACCCTCATAGTCTTCTATTCATCCATCTTCCAGTCCAAGACCTCTCAGTCCAGCAAAACCTGTCGCACTGATTCCACCTCCACTCCACAG GAAAGTATTGCAGATAACAAGATGGGGAGCTCTGCTGATGGAGAGGAGGATGGAGGCAGTGAGGAGACAAATAAACCAGAATGTGACAAGATGGAGGAGGGATGTG GCCTCTTTATCTCCACAGGAAGTTCTTTTGGGTCGCTGGGGTCTAGTGAGCAGCTCCCAGACTCCGACTCGGAGCTGGACGAGAGTGGTCAGAGGACCACACACTGCCGCAGCCTGGTGAAGCAGGAGAGCGAGGTAAGCATGGATGACGATCAGCTGAGCTACAGGGACAGTCTGGACCTGTCCAGCCAGTCTGCAACCCAAACGGACCCGGAACAAGACGCGGATCAGGACCACGACTTAGCAGAGCCCCCTGCACTGCCAGACAGCGGGCCCCCAGATGACGACACAGGGGCAGAGCAAGACCTGAGCGCCTCTCTGGCCGAGCTCAACGTGAACCAgtccaacaacaacaatccaTGCTCCCCAAAGTTAAGCTTGTCGGGGCTTCGACTGGCACGTCTGTGTGGAAAGAAGTTACCCCTGACCAGAAACCGGGACAGTGAGCCTGAGTTTGTCTGA
- the arhgap45b gene encoding rho GTPase-activating protein 45 isoform X2 gives MCDSDRRKTDRQLSWLKVGLDGTEHPLSASGRTAKWRLGGWVGGLYVKLKEVSMDGKGTLKMFRKKRELIKTPSISKKSRAGSPGPQSSAQSLSILQEQPRKDAGDINLSSSPSSYSTSSTLTPTSAGFQDLSLSCPSTPSIQHGKLAAMQGVGCPSPVATLKRPTALSRHASAAGFPLQSWVFTKGQGKGALTPTAPSEGSESTAIEVEDIPALLRDVARFAEAVEKLKDVVLAEGKKESQRPVAHECLGEVLRVLRQVINTYPLLNTVEILTAAGKLISKVKGFHYEACNEADKKDFEKAIETIAVAFSSNVSELLMGEVDSSTLLSLLPTEKSRSMENLYAATGHGADGGQFRSDLQDIGRAEAVDVILQNSEGGVDSALLYAKTISKYMKDLMTYVEKRISLETEFSKGLQRLYQSCKHSITHPQMPLFSIYSLALEQDQEQSVGLQQANTTLYNQTFIQPLMQRKQDHEKRRKEIKEHWIRAKRKLMECEANLRKAKQAFMVRCEEYDKAKTAACRAEEEGGGSTAKSVEKKKRLEEEARNKSDEAEATYRTCIADATTQQQELEHTKVTVLRQLQDIIKQSDQTIRSATISYYQLMHMQTVALPVHYQTLCESSKLYDPGHQYAAHVRDLQLPEQPTVQYTFESYSPFSSSSHHGHRPRNDSFNTEQTSHTDGPATSVDTAAGDNRDTEVHRKRQGHKSWGSTVSDDSVGGEGALESPTASKSDISKIVRTSSTGTMSSNEDVDEKDGNVTSFEAPNMNGMDPDVVVSTRPFRNIGLSKAAQTHRLRKLRTPSKCRECDSYVYFQGAECEECFLACHKRCLETLAIQCGHKKLQGRLQLFGRDFSQVASCASDGIPFIITKCISEIERRALKMKGIYRVNGVKTRVEKLCQAFENGKELVELSQCSPHDISNVLKLYLRQLPEPIMLFRLYNSLMGLAKESLHSEAFTPEGEEAETNSTNPAAGKGPELVDLGPDTDPEVLVLVNKLKELLKELPKANVATLRYIIRHLRRIAELEEDNKMSPSNLGIVFGPSLMRPRPTGATISLSSLVDYPHQARIVETLIVFYSSIFQSKTSQSSKTCRTDSTSTPQESIADNKMGSSADGEEDGGSEETNKPECDKMEEGCGSSFGSLGSSEQLPDSDSELDESGQRTTHCRSLVKQESEVSMDDDQLSYRDSLDLSSQSATQTDPEQDADQDHDLAEPPALPDSGPPDDDTGAEQDLSASLAELNVNQSNNNNPCSPKLSLSGLRLARLCGKKLPLTRNRDSEPEFV, from the exons ATGTGCGACAGCGACaggaggaagacagacagacagttatcGTGGCTCAAGGTCGGCCTTGATGGTACAGAGCACCCGCTGAGCGCGAGCGGCAGAACAGCCAAGTGGCGACtcggggggtgggtgggggggctgTACGTGAAACTCAAAGAAGTCAGCATGGACGGCAAAGGTACGCTGAAGATGTTCAGGAAGAAACGGGAACTGATCAAGACGCCATCCATCTCGAAGAAGAGCCGAGCAGGAAGCCCCGGGCCGCAGAGCAGCGCCCAGTCT CTGTCCATCCTTCAGGAGCAGCCTCGGAAAGATGCAGGCGACATCAACCTCTCTTCTTCACCTTCATCCTATTCCACCTCATCAACTCTCACCCCGACATCTGCCGGGTTCCAGGACCTCTCCCTGTCCTGCCCGAGCACCCCCAGCATCCAGCACGGCAAACTGGCGGCGATGCAAGGGGTGGGCTGCCCGTCCCCTGTGGCCACCCTGAAGAGACCGACTGCGCTGAGCAGACATGCCAGCGCTGCAG GTTTCCCGCTCCAGTCGTGGGTGTTCACTAAAGGCCAGGGGAAAGGGGCCTTGACCCCCACTGCTCCGTCTGAGGGTTCAGAGAGCACAGCCATTGAGGTTGAGGACATCCCGGCACTGCTGAGGGACGTGGCGCGCTTCGCAGAGGCTGTGGAGAAACTGAAGGACGTCGTGCTGGCGGAAG GTAAGAAGGAGAGTCAGCGGCCCGTGGCTCACGAGTGTTTGGGGGAGGTCCTACGGGTGCTGCGTCAGGTCATCAACACCTACCCGCTGCTCAACACCGTGGAGATCCTCACTGCTGCTGGCAAGCTCATATCGAAAGTCAAAG GTTTCCACTATGAGGCTTGTAACGAGGCTGATAAAAAGGACTTTGAGAAGGCAATTGAAACCATTGCAGTTGCTTTTAGCAGCAA TGTATCTGAACTGCTGATGGGAGAGGTGGACAGCAGCACGTTGCTCTCCCTGCTGCCCACTGAGAAGAGCAGG TCGATGGAGAACTTGTACGCTGCGACAGGCCATGGAGCAGACGGGGGACAGTTCAGGAGCGACCTGCAGGACATTG GCAGAGCTGAGGCAGTGGATGTGATCCTCCAAAACAGCGAAGGAGGGGTGGACTCCGCTCTGCTCTATGCCAAAACCATCTCTAAGTACATGAAGGACCTGATGACCTACGTGGAGAAGAGAATCTCACTTG AGACTGAGTTCTCCAAAGGCCTCCAGAGATTGTACCAGTCCTGCAAACACAGCATAACACAT CCCCAAATGCCCCTCTTCTCCATCTACTCTCTGGCTCTGGAGCAAGACCAGGAGCAGAGTGTGGGGCTGCAGCAGGCCAACACCACCCTGTACAACCAGACCTTCATCCAG CCTCTGATGCAGCGTAAGCAGGATCATGAAAAGAGACGGAAGGAGATCAAGGAACACTGGATTCGAGCTAAGAGAAAACTA ATGGAGTGCGAAGCGAACCTGCGGAAAGCCAAGCAAGCCTTCATGGTCCGCTGCGAGGAGTACGACAAGGCCAAAACGGCAGCCTGTCGAGCtgaggaagaaggaggaggatcTACAGCAAAGTCTGTGGAGAAGAAGAAACGATTAGAGGAAGAGGCTCGCAACAAG tcagACGAGGCGGAGGCCACCTACCGGACATGTATAGCGGATGCTACCACTCAGCAGCAGGAGCTGGAGCACACAAAGGTCACAGTGCTGAGACAACTGCAGGACATCATCAAACAGAGCGACCAGACCATCCGCTCG GCGACCATCTCGTACTACCAGCTCATGCACATGCAGACCGTAGCCTTGCCGGTCCACTACCAGACTCTGTGTGAGAGCAGTAAGCTGTATGACCCAGGTCACCAGTATGCCGCACACGTGCGCGACCTGCAGCTGCCAGAGCAGCCGACCGTTCAATACACATTTGAGAGCTACAGTCCCTTCAGCTCATCATCACA CCATGGCCACAGACCAAGGAATGACAGTTTCAACACAGAGCAGACGAGCCACACGGACGGTCCTGCCACCAGTGTGGATACAGCAGCTGGAGACAACCGAGACACAGAGGTTCACCGCAAGA GACAGGGCCACAAGTCGTGGGGCTCAACAGTGAGCGATGACAGCGTTGGAGGAGAGGGAGCCCTAGAGTCTCCTACTGCCAGCAAAA GTGACATCAGTAAAATTGTTCGGACGTCATCCACTGGAACAATGTCGTCCAATGAGGACGTAGACGAGAAAGATGGGAATGTGACCTCATTTGAAGCTCCAA ACATGAACGGCATGGATCCTGATGTAGTGGTGTCCACCCGACCTTTCCGTAACATCGGCCTGTCTAAAGCAGCCCAGACCCACCGACTGAGGAAGCTACGGACTCCTTCAAAGTGCCGCGAGTGTGACAGCTACGTTTACTTCCAGGGGGCCGAGTGCGAGGAG TGTTTCCTGGCGTGTCACAAGCGCTGTCTGGAGACTTTGGCCATCCAATgcggccacaagaagctgcagGGCCGTCTGCAGCTGTTTGGCAGGGACTTCTCTCAGGTAGCCAGCTGCGCCAGTGACGGCATTCCCTTCATCATCACCAAGTGTATCTCCGAGATCGAGAGACGGGCACTGAAGATGAAG GGCATCTACAGGGTGAACGGGGTGAAGACTCGTGTGGAGAAGCTGTGTCAGGCCTTTGAGAATGGCAAGGAGCTGGTGGAGCTGTCCCAGTGCTCACCACATGACATTAGCAACGTCCTCAAGCTTTACCTCAGACAG CTGCCAGAGCCCATCATGCTGTTCCGCCTCTACAACAGTCTGATGGGTTTGGCGAAGGAGAGTCTGCATAGTGAAGCATTCACACCAGAAGGAGAGGAGGCCGAGACGAACAGTACCAACCCAGCAGCGGGCAAGGGTCCGGAGCTGGTGGATCTGGGCCCGGACACCGACCCAGAGGTCCTGGTCCTGGTCAACAAGCTGAAGGAGCTTCTGAAGGAGCTGCCCAAGGCTAACGTCGCTACGCTGCGCTACATCATTCGCCACCTCCGGAG GATCGCAGAACTAGAGGAAGATAACAAGATGAGTCCCAGTAACTTGGGTATTGTGTTTGGTCCCTCCCTGATGCGTCCCCGTCCGACCGGGGCCACGATCTCCCTGTCCTCTCTGGTTGATTACCCCCACCAGGCCCGCATCGTGGAGACCCTCATAGTCTTCTATTCATCCATCTTCCAGTCCAAGACCTCTCAGTCCAGCAAAACCTGTCGCACTGATTCCACCTCCACTCCACAG GAAAGTATTGCAGATAACAAGATGGGGAGCTCTGCTGATGGAGAGGAGGATGGAGGCAGTGAGGAGACAAATAAACCAGAATGTGACAAGATGGAGGAGGGATGTG GAAGTTCTTTTGGGTCGCTGGGGTCTAGTGAGCAGCTCCCAGACTCCGACTCGGAGCTGGACGAGAGTGGTCAGAGGACCACACACTGCCGCAGCCTGGTGAAGCAGGAGAGCGAGGTAAGCATGGATGACGATCAGCTGAGCTACAGGGACAGTCTGGACCTGTCCAGCCAGTCTGCAACCCAAACGGACCCGGAACAAGACGCGGATCAGGACCACGACTTAGCAGAGCCCCCTGCACTGCCAGACAGCGGGCCCCCAGATGACGACACAGGGGCAGAGCAAGACCTGAGCGCCTCTCTGGCCGAGCTCAACGTGAACCAgtccaacaacaacaatccaTGCTCCCCAAAGTTAAGCTTGTCGGGGCTTCGACTGGCACGTCTGTGTGGAAAGAAGTTACCCCTGACCAGAAACCGGGACAGTGAGCCTGAGTTTGTCTGA